Proteins found in one Vallitalea guaymasensis genomic segment:
- a CDS encoding YigZ family protein, translating to MVEKYLTIFEDNEAELVEKKSRFIATIKHVETEEEIKDFLEGIRKKYWNATHNVFAYTIGLKQPLERCSDDGEPSGTAGMPILEVIRGSKLHNVIVVVTRYFGGTLLGTGGLVRAYGGCAKLGIESSNVEENILYYLIDVKVDYTLSGKVQYEILQNDYIINDTGYLDQVCYSVLVEYNKKESFLNKMVDITSGAADIVNKGIHYGTGTNDKIRLRKVDLPEK from the coding sequence ATGGTAGAAAAATATTTGACTATATTTGAAGATAATGAAGCTGAATTAGTGGAGAAAAAATCTCGATTCATAGCTACAATAAAACATGTAGAAACAGAAGAAGAAATAAAAGATTTTTTAGAGGGAATACGTAAAAAATATTGGAATGCAACTCATAATGTATTTGCTTACACCATAGGACTTAAACAACCGTTAGAACGATGTAGTGATGATGGGGAGCCTAGTGGTACTGCTGGTATGCCTATTCTAGAAGTAATAAGAGGTAGCAAATTACATAATGTAATAGTTGTTGTAACTAGATATTTTGGAGGGACTTTACTTGGTACAGGTGGGCTTGTAAGAGCTTATGGAGGTTGTGCTAAGTTGGGAATAGAATCATCCAATGTAGAAGAGAATATATTATATTATTTAATTGATGTTAAAGTAGATTATACTTTATCAGGTAAAGTACAATATGAAATATTACAGAATGATTATATCATTAATGATACTGGGTATCTTGATCAAGTATGTTATTCAGTATTAGTTGAATATAACAAGAAAGAATCATTCTTGAATAAGATGGTTGATATAACTAGTGGAGCAGCTGATATTGTTAATAAAGGAATACATTACGGAACAGGTACTAATGATAAAATTAGATTAAGAAAAGTAGATCTGCCAGAAAAATAG